The Bombus fervidus isolate BK054 chromosome 1, iyBomFerv1, whole genome shotgun sequence genome includes a window with the following:
- the LOC139987146 gene encoding chymotrypsin-2-like: MNPVILGLVLSATALASSNADISTHNLDPRIVNGEDAGPNEFLYQASLQTNHHHFCGGSVLNKYYVLTAAHCVVDEQPSQVEVITGTKDLSGSPTFVHQAVKFIVHAKYDPYNNWINDIALIKVNKPFETGPHLSFVSLPQANQNIPDNSRAIVSGWGRIRQYGPTSTTLKKATIYITNQNTCKDVYRKIHDTQICANDPKIERGACNGDSGGPLTVNGSIVGIVSWSTGCGLSDYPTVYTRVPSYINWIQENAI, from the exons ATGAATCCGGTGATACTTGGACTGGTGCTTTCAGCTACAGCGTTAGCAAGTTCTAACG cCGATATATCAACTCACAACTTGGATCCTAGAATCGTGAATGGTGAGGATGCAGGCCCAAACGAATTTCTATACCAG GCTTCGCTTCAAACCAACCACCATCATTTCTGCGGTGGATCGGTGCTTAACAAGTATTACGTTCTCACCGCTGCTCACTGCGTCGTTGA TGAACAACCTAGCCAAGTCGAAGTTATCACCGGAACCAAGGACTTAAGCGGCTCTCCAACATTCGTGCATCAAGCTGTGAAGTTCATTGTTCACGCTAAATACGACCCTTACAATAATTGGATCAACGACATAGCCTTGATCAAG GTGAATAAACCATTCGAGACCGGACCACATCTAAGCTTCGTTTCTTTACCGCAAGCAAATCAAAATATTCCAGATAACTCACGTGCTATTGTATCGGGATGGGGTAGGATCAGA CAATATGGACCAACCTCGACAACATTGAAAAAAGCAACCATCTACATTACCAATCAGAATACTTGCAAGGATGTCTATAGAAAAATACATGACACGCAAATTTGCGCCAATGATCCCAAAATCGAGAGAGGAGCATGcaac GGTGACTCTGGTGGCCCTCTCACGGTTAACGGAAGTATTGTCGGGATCGTATCATGGTCAACCGGATGTGGTCTTTCTGATTACCCCACTGTGTACACTCGCGTTCCATCTTACATAAATTGGATTCAAGAAAACGCAAtttaa
- the LOC139987139 gene encoding chymotrypsin-2-like, with amino-acid sequence MLVTTLTFFTLFALSNGGLVPKYDPRIVNGESVKEGEIPFQVSLQNIESSFHFCGGSVLNENYVITAAHCTIGKSPTEVKIVAGTINLAEGGSEHLVEKMIIHEKYSAADSWKNDISLIKVKTPFLKSKVLSFVPLPSPDYVIKANDVATVSGWGRLWQGGPTTVLLQRANILIADQEYCKLMYNKENYNIYDSQLCAYDPSVQKGSCHGDSGGPLTVKGKLVGLVSWAMGCALTDYPTVYTRVTSHLNWIETHAV; translated from the exons ATGTTGGTGACAACGTTGACCTTTTTTACTCTTTTCGCTCTCTCCAATG GTGGATTGGTGCCGAAATACGACCCAAGGATCGTAAATGGGGAGAGCGTTAAAGAAGGAGAAATCCCATTTCAA GTATCACTTCAAAACATAGAATCTTCGTTCCACTTTTGTGGCGGCTCTGttcttaatgaaaattacgtcattacggcAGCTCACTGTACCATCGG GAAATCACCAACAGAAGTCAAGATTGTAGCAGGCACGATTAATCTCGCAGAAGGAGGTTCCGAACACTTGGTTGAGAAAATGATCATTCACGAAAAGTATTCTGCTGCAGATTCTTGgaaaaacgatatttcattgaTCAAG GTCAAGACACCATTCCTAAAATCGAAggtactttctttcgttccccTTCCATCGCCAGATTATGTTATTAAGGCTAATGATGTGGCAACAGTTTCTGGATGGGGTAGACTTTGG CAAGGTGGTCCTACGACTGTTTTATTGCAACGCGCAAACATCTTGATTGCTGATCAAGAATACTGTAAATTGATGTACaacaaagaaaattacaaCATCTACGATTCGCAACTTTGTGCATACGACCCAAGTGTTCAAAAGGGATCATGCCAC GGTGACTCTGGTGGCCCCTTGACCGTCAAGGGAAAACTCGTTGGTCTCGTTTCTTGGGCAATGGGCTGTGCCCTCACTGACTACCCAACTGTCTACACCCGTGTGACGTCTCATCTTAATTGGATAGAAACACACGCTGTGTAA